The genomic DNA GGGGAAGACGGACGAGTTGAGCTTCTTCGCGAAGGACTGCTTCGCGAGGATGATCCCGCCGCGCGGACCGCCCAGCGTCTTGTGGGTCGTGGATGTGACGACGTCCGCGTACGGCACCGGGTTCGGGTGCAGACCCGCGGCCACCAGCCCCGCGAAGTGCGCCATGTCGACCCACAGGAAGGCCTCGACCTCGTCCGCGATCCGGCGGAACTCGGCGAAGTCGAGCTGCCGCGGGTACGCCGACCAGCCCGCGATGATCACCTTCGGGCGGTGCTCCTTGGCGAGCTTCTCGACCTCGGCCATGTCGACGAGACCGGTCTGCGCGTCCACGTGGTAGGCGACCACGTCGAACTGCTTGCCGGAGAAGTTCAGCCGCATCCCGTGGGTGAGGTGGCCGCCGTGCGCCAGGTCCATGCCGAGGATCGTGTCGCCCGGCTGGGCCAGCGCGAACAGCGCGGCCTGGTTCGCCGAGGCGCCCGAGTGGGGCTGCACATTGGCGTACTCGGCGCCGAACAGCTCCTTGACCCGGTCGATCGCGATCTGCTCGGCGACGTCGACGTGCTCGCAGCCGCCGTAGTAACGACGGCCCGGGTACCCCTCGGCGTACTTGTTGGTGAGGACCGAGCCCTGCGCCTCCATGACCGCGACCGGAGCGAAGTTCTCCGAGGCGATCATCTCCAGCGTGGACTGCTGCCGGCGCAGCTCGGCGTCGACCGCGGCGGCGATGTCCGGGTCGAGCTCGTGCAGGGGCG from Streptomyces sp. NBC_01478 includes the following:
- the glyA gene encoding serine hydroxymethyltransferase; the protein is MSVMNTPLHELDPDIAAAVDAELRRQQSTLEMIASENFAPVAVMEAQGSVLTNKYAEGYPGRRYYGGCEHVDVAEQIAIDRVKELFGAEYANVQPHSGASANQAALFALAQPGDTILGMDLAHGGHLTHGMRLNFSGKQFDVVAYHVDAQTGLVDMAEVEKLAKEHRPKVIIAGWSAYPRQLDFAEFRRIADEVEAFLWVDMAHFAGLVAAGLHPNPVPYADVVTSTTHKTLGGPRGGIILAKQSFAKKLNSSVFPGFQGGPLEHVIAAKAVCFKVAASEDFKERQRRTVEGARLLAERLVRDDVKAVGVDVLSGGTDVHLVLVDLRNSELDGQQAEDRLHEVGITVNRNAVPNDPRPPMVTSGLRIGTPALATRGFSAEDFAEVADVIAETLKPSYDVEGLKARVTALAEKYPLYPGL